In Lolium rigidum isolate FL_2022 chromosome 3, APGP_CSIRO_Lrig_0.1, whole genome shotgun sequence, the genomic window aagccggccgagccaccggcccgagcggcggcggcggccgcagccggcctccaccaagccggaaccatgagcaagactccgagccccgccgccagcaccggccggctccagaagcaagcggcgcACGCCGGCCCGGCACGATCCCGgccgggcccgcgcatcgagccaaccgacgcccgagatcgcctcgatcggctggtcgaatcccgcattgcggaagaagaagggccagccggcccaaagtgcttcgggccgcgcatcctcaacgagcccatgatcgacggcttccagcttccgcgcgacacccccaagtacgacggcaccgccaagccggaggactggctgctggactactccaccgcagtcggcatcgccaaaggcaacaaACGCTGGGCCATGCGCTACTCGCCCctgatgctgctcggctccgcccgcacctggctcaacaacctgccagccggcagcataaacggctggctggacttcgaagatgccttcgtcagcaacttcaccggcacctaccgccggccgggtcgatCCCGGCAGgctggagatgtgcaagcagggcccggacgagacggatcgcgcgtacctgacgcgctggtgcgaaatgcgcaactcctgcgagggcgtgcacgagatccaggccatcaatttcttcatgggaggctgtcggcccaacaccatgctgtggcacaagctacgccgcagcgaccccaagtcgatggccgccttgatggccatcgccgacaagtacgcgctggctgaggaagccggcaaggctccGGCTGAAATTTCGCCGGCCCCCGccaggcgggacaacaacaagccggccgagcacaagttcggccgagggcggctcgcatggcagccggcgggacaactaccgcggcaagcggcacagcgaccagccggaccgccggtacggttccgcccatgtggcagccgtgtcggaccacgcggcggctggcggcagccggcgccaggaGCAAGACCGgccatggaagccgaagtacaccttcgagcagatgctcgactcgccgtgcaagtaccacagcggcaagaacccctccaaccacaccacccgcgactgtcaCTTCATGAAacggctgacaagcggtgaaccgctcccgcctccacccccgcctccaccagccggcgggccgggtggccaagccggcgcagagaacgccaacctcgagcaccacgaggctaaccaagtgcaccatggcaggTACCTGCCTgaggatgctacctacatcatcttcacctccgagcccgaggacaaaacgagccagcagagccgttccctcgaggtcaacgcggtcataccgccggtcccccagtacctaaactggtcagagcaggtcatcacttttgatcgccgtgacacaccggctgtcctaccgaagccgggcagctacgccatggtcctcaaccccaccattggcacaacccggcgcagcgtgcgcttctcgcgcgtcctcatcgacggggcagcagcatcaacatcctctaccgcgacaccgcccgcaagctgggcatccaggaggccgagttgcgccccacccccaccgtcttccatggcatcgtgccaggccactgctgccagccgatcggccggatcacgctgcaggtgatgttcgggaaaccGGATCACTAACTACTTTTtacaaaaatcacaaaaaatTACAGTAAAAATATATTTGCAAACAACACAAGAGTGGtaaaacaacaattaatttttctATAGCAAATTACAACAAAAAACATCAACTATTTTTTACAAAATTTCAAATGTTTACAACGTGTAGCCTATGCGTGGCACATTAGCGATTAGGCCAGCTGACAACACAACTAGCAGCGATATGCATGCAAGGCAGCAGCGGCCGCAGCTATCCAGCAAGTAGGTAGTAGATTCGCGCGCGGACAACGCATGACCGCTTTTCGTTCGATCAGTCGCCGGATCACAAGCGTTTTCCTAACTGAAGTTGGAAAGGATTAACTGAAGTTGGAGAGGAGAATGTATATGTACGACACTGAACTTTGGAAAGGAGGAAGTACATATATGTGATTCCTTGACTAGCAACAATGGTGTAATTTAAAAAACAAATACGGTTGTGCTCTTATTATTGATTAAACACATGAAGCCACGGAATACACACGCACAACAAACACGCACACCGTGAAGGGTAAAAGGTGGTCTCTGCTACGAACGATCAGAGATATTTTCTCGTTCAGCCTTATCCGATTATTATTGAACAAACACCACGTGGATCTTGAACAGGCAGAGACTCTTGAGGCGTTGTCGGAGCTAGCTGCTCAGTGCTGTCCGGGCAGCTTCTCCTTGATCTTGTCCATGAGTCCTTTCTTCTCGCCTgtgccggtgccggcgccggtcaTTCCCGCGTGCCCTTGCTGCCCGTAGGCATCAGTTCCCGCAGCCGTGTGCTGCCCGTAGGCTCCGGTGCCAGTTCCCGCGGCCATGTGCTGCTGGTTGTCCTTGTGGCCGCCGGGAAgcttctccttgatcttctccttcatgcctttcttcctcctcccgccCATGCCGTCGTCCTCAGAAGACTGCAAAAACGACGGAAATTTAACTAAGTAAAATATCTGCAGCGGACGATCAATAATAAATCTAGGCGAAGCGAGACACTTACGGAGCTTGAGCTGGAGGAGCTGCCGGAGCGATGCAGGATGCCGCGGGTCTTGTGCTCCTCCCGGTTGGCCTGGAACTGCCCACCGGTGCCGGGAGCAGCGTGTGCTCCACCCATGGCGTCATGCCCGGCCAGCGGGAACGGGTTGCCGTGCTCGTCGACGCGGTTGGCGGGGTTGTCGCGCTGCCCTTGGAACTCCATTTTGCCGGGTAAAATTGGGGCTCGGTATCGAGATCTCCTCTGGACGCTCTTCCAAGAAATTGTGTACAAGTCAAGAACAATCTCAGTGTTATGGCTAGCTTGGATAGCAGACAGCTCTAGCTCCTGATGCAGCAAAGTGCCGTGACTGAAGATGATATTTATACTGCATCGAGAGGCAGACAGGATTGTAACGGGACTTCTCGTCCTGGTGGCCGGTGCCCATGGCAGGGGTGTACGTGTACACGGGTGGCGAGCTGGGAGGTGCGTCTTGTTGCGGTGAGCGTGAAGAGAATGGATACGTGTGAGCACGCTGCGGCGTCCAGACATGTCGGTGGCACCACGTACGCATCGGACTGTTCTGGAAACCCGTGACTCGGACAGATCAGCTAGCTCTGGTTCTCTTTTGTACTCCTTCCAATTTTAAAAACTGCAAACGGACGCCGTGctgcatgtagctctttattttaaaaaatttaaatcataatttgaaattataaaataaataaaaaatcttAGATATAGataatgatgaaatctacaaacatgTAACATCCCATTGTGAAACtctttatattgtagactacacaaaaagacaaaatctgaAAGATTTTATAGTATTGAAATGTGCActgttcactattctcagatCCACACATTTGTTATTTCTGTGCTAAAGTACTAAGAATtttacattgagattttgcatgtttgtataTTCTATCAATGGCTACATCTAcgattattttttatattttttaaaaatttaaaaatatgatttttgttTTTAAAAAATAACGGGTTACATGTAGCTTGACCTCCATTTATCCACTCTCTTCGAATTCCTTTTAATTGACTGGAATTTACTACAAAGTCAGCTAGCTTCTGGTTCTCTTTTTTACTTCCTCAGATTAATTTTAATTAAAagaaatcggagggagtactactttcCAGTAGCGGTTGTATCCATCAACTACTATGGGTTTACGGAATTACTTCCTTAGTCAATATATTATTTCGTATGTACGAATTGGTTAAGATACAATATCCAAAATTTCATTAATTATATAGAAAATTATACCAAGATTATTAGAATCGTACTACAATATATTTTCATACTATGTATATTTCATATTGAATTCATTAATATTTTATCATAtgtagttgatttatcattgtAATTAAAGCTTAACTCTAGCTGATCCTTATTTACAAAGTAATATGGATTTAAGTTTTGCTGCGGTAGCAGCACGCATCGCCaataaggaaaaaaaaaggaagagaaTCAGATGACTCAATTTAGTTGTGTGCATGGTTATCATTCTACATCCTCTTGTCGACAAATAAATGTACTTATAGACTACTCAATTGTGAATATGTAACCGGCAATTGCCCATTCTCAAGATCTCCCGCACACGATGTCATTAGGTACCATTAAGTCTCAAGGTGTCTAGTGAAACTGAAATGCAATGTTTTTCGATGAAACATAGCGAAACAATCGAGAACGAATTTTGAAGTACAAAACCGATGACATAAATATGCACCGACCCCGCTCGCCTCGACCCCGGTCCCATcgcccccctcctccccccccccAGTCGGGCGGTCggggcgcctcctcctcccctacCCAGGCCCGCCCCTCGGGCGACTGGTGTCATCTCCAATAGACCTCGCTCCCTCGACCCCGCTTCCGTCGTCCCCCCGTTGGGCGGCCggggcgcctcctcctcccccacccAGGCCCGCCCCTCCTCCTTCCCCCGCCACCGCTGCCGGTGGGAGCCGCCTGGTAAAGCCCCGgtggtgctggcggcggcggatctCCCTTCCCCCACGCGTTTGGAGGGCCGGCGGGGTGGATCCCGTCCTAGCCGCGAGGAGGctcgccggctccttcccggACTGGCGCAGCTCCTGCCGTTGGGGCCGTGAGGGCGGCAGCCGGCGCTGTCGAGGCCTCGCCCGAGGGCATGGTGCTCTGGTCGGCGGCGGTTTTGGCCGGATCTGGGCttgtgggcccagatctgggcctggcAGGGCCTGTCCGGATCCGCTCGATCTGAGGGTGGCCAGGGGTGCGCGGCTGCATGCTCGGTGCGCCACCTCCGCTGCCTCTCGCCGGCTGCATTCGGGCTGGTTCTGGGCTAGGCGGGCCTGGATCTAACCCTGGCCGTTCGGGGTTGTCGGAGTCCGGCAGTCCTTCGTCGCTGCGGGCGACGTTCTGGAGTCGCTGGGGCGACGTCCTTGCTAGCTATCTGGGATGAGGTCCTTGGGCCGGCTCAGTACTGCAGCTACTCCGGCGGCTGCGGTCTGTTCTCCCTCCGACCAATTTGGTCGTGCTTGTGCAGGTGTGCTCGCGCGCTAGGAATGGTGGACATCGTGGTGCCGCCAATCTAGGATCATGGACCATCTAGATCTGGGTCTGGCCGAGTTGGGGCTAGCTGATAGTGCGACTTAGGTTGGAGGCGCGGCGGAGATCTCCGCCTTGTTCGCTCTACGTCCTCGCGATGGCGTACGTAATTTCTATCTAGGTTTGGACCTCGGCGAAAGCAGCGCATGGCTCTGGCCTGTGCCGGTGACGGTGTCACCTGCgggtgtcgttcccttgttgaaggcgttccGATGATGGCCCTCATGTTCGAAATGATGGACTCCATCCCTCCGCCTCAATCTGCTCCTCTTGGAGGCCTCGCTCCGTGTAAGCTTCTCTGGTAGTCTCTTGTGGAGCACCATGTGACATCTCGCTGGTGTCGCAACCCTCTTGCAACATCGGCCTGGCTGCTTTTACATGGTTTGTTGTGGTACCTAGTTTCCTTCCTAGCGCCCTGGGGGGTTGGCTAGGTCGGCGTCTGGTCGTAGCTCTTACCGGCGTGCCTATCCCAACGCCAGGGGATGATGTTGTGTGTTtggtctggacctagcccgagctccaTGGGTGGTGGTTCTCGGGTCTGGGTGAAAAATTTGCAGGTCATCTGTCtctgccgacgacgatgacgcattcttgcgccattcaccttcttggaggcgtcgccacaagaccctccctcctttggttcctcaagcACTGCTAGGTAGCCGGCCCGTAGTTGAGTTCACCCTTGAGTTGCAGTCTTGAtgcggtggaggtttgttggtGTGGACACGGTCGCGATCGCTCCGGTGCAAtagaagacaaggctccctcttcATGGATCAAATGAGGTTTCGGTTTGCTTTTATGTGTTGTATTTTGTTGTGGTCTGGGTTGTGCGTTTGGCGCGTGTGTGTTGTAACTCTTGGTGTAACTCCTAGCtggttgatggcttcgttaattcaaagttgTGCTCATTTCGAGCCTTTCGTCTAAAAATAAACATGCACTGAACCTTCCATACATGGAACAAATACATTTTTCATAGTGGAGATAACAAGCAACCATATGAACTGCCAGCTGGATATTTTAATGACATGTTATGTAAACTAACTGGATATAGATGTTTACATGGTACTTCAAGACAAGATGACTCCACTACCTCGTAAATGAGACGTTGCATGACACCGTGCATAACATACCAAAAAAAAGCAAATACTAACTCTATTTAAATGTTGTCGAGAAACAAATAATTTTCGAAACGTACATGCCACCACTAGTACAGATCGGGCCTTTTAAGGAGCCCGTGGCACACGGAAGGCCATTTTCGTGTGTTGTGTGGTCAAACGCTGACCGCTGAAAAAGCCTAACGTTTGCGTTAGTATGAACTGGTTCGCAGCACGTGAACATGCCAAACGGCCTATATATTTTGAGCGTATGCGAATATACGCAGACGGCCACTAGAAAAATCGTGACGGTTATGCTATCTATAATGGTGTGTAAAACTTTCAAGGTCAAATTAATATTTTCCAAATTCTTACATGCTACTAAAACTTTTTAGTTAAttatttgttttgtttcaatGTATTCGACTACCATGTTAATAAATTTCGATACAGCAAAACAGGCGGCAGTAATTCAGAATTGTATGTAACGTCCTAGTTGGCACATGATGTATTTCAATACCATCGTGTGTAACTTTGGCCTACGCTTCGGTGGATGTTAGTCGTCTCCGATTGGGTCCGTGTGAGCGTCGCGCGATGGAAACTTATTACAGGTTAACTTTCGAGGAAAGTCGTCAATCGAAATTGATTCTACTATAAAATCCTATAATTACGAGATGATCAACCTCTCAGCCTATCTCCTGATCTCGATCGATCTCTCCAAATTCTGCTTTCGCCTACCAAAATCCAAGAACACGAAGCCTATGCCCCAATGGTGGGTTTCGTACCACCCTCCAGGGTGTACCATTTCGACGAGGAAGGCATGACCTTCTACATGACCTTTACCCATCGTATTGAGAGGGTGAACAGGTGGATCCACCGCATGAAGGAAAAGTACCTCGACGCCGCTCCGACCAAGTGCGTCGGCCTGGACTGCGAGTTCTCCATCACGAAGCCAGTAAGCCGGAAGGACCTTCCACTCCAGCAAAGgtagcgcgccgccgtcctccaaAACTGTGTCGCCAGCGAGGTGCTCGTCTTCTAGATTGTGCACGCGGATTCAGTGCCAGAGGCCCTCACGGAATTCCTTTGGGATGATTCGATCAGATCCTGTGGCGCTGCTATCGGCAAAGACCTGAAGATGCTCGAGTATTACGGCCCCATAGCTATTCCGGGGGCTCGCTACCTCTAAAGGGTAATCCCTAACCCGACAACAAACTATCCTCCGCTCTACGCTCTGTCCAACCATTACATTGGAACAAAGCTCGTAAAGAAGCCTCACAATGACATCAGATGTGACAATTGGTCCAAGTTCCCATTGAACTATGATCACATCGAGTATACCGCCCTGGATGCATGCCTTGGCTTCGAGATAGCTAGGAAGCACTGACATCTAGTCAATTACGATAGCATTATAGATCGCCTCAATGTAGAGATGGTGTAATAAACTGATATAAATAGTTGAAATTATGAATGAAGTTGCATCGTTTTGCATTCGATAATAACTACAGCACACATGGTTAAGTACAGACAAAAACGTGTGCAATGGCCTCAAATGCTACCCATGATTTGTTACTTACAAATCGTGTGTTGTAGGCACACACGGTTCTTGCACGAAACAACCGTGAGCTCACAGGTCGCATACTGTTTAGTCTTCCTATGTCGTGTGGGAAATGTAGACCCATCATGTCGGGCGGACGAAACCATGCAGCTATTGTTTTGCTACTATAAATTAGGACTGACCTTCATCCTTGTCCTTGTCCAGTCTCACTCCACTACACTCCACAGACCATAGCCGCCCCTCTACTTAGATCCACGATAATGAGGAGATCTCCTCGGACGATTACCTAGCCGGCGAGGCGGAAGCTAGTTGATGGCCGGAGATCAACGCGTTTGGA contains:
- the LOC124696668 gene encoding dehydrin Rab15-like; translated protein: MEFQGQRDNPANRVDEHGNPFPLAGHDAMGGAHAAPGTGGQFQANREEHKTRGILHRSGSSSSSSSSSEDDGMGGRRKKGMKEKIKEKLPGGHKDNQQHMAAGTGTGAYGQHTAAGTDAYGQQGHAGMTGAGTGTGEKKGLMDKIKEKLPGQH